The Benincasa hispida cultivar B227 chromosome 11, ASM972705v1, whole genome shotgun sequence genome has a segment encoding these proteins:
- the LOC120091853 gene encoding actin-related protein 8, whose translation MATLFRKVWGSVSTRSGLHLEMPNTVHEPSLGDFDRIPVDILMQILQLAGPKSTAKMGMLCRSWRSLVSDNTLWIFFLQNQLEPWDSVLFGETKLASGYPLDTFSSQMMPLSFMKVYSKRAGVPGSVIIDGGSGYCKFGWSKYNCPSGRSATFLEFGNIESPMYSRLRHFFATIYSRMRVKTSFHPVVVSLPICHYDDTESAKASRQQLKEAIHSVLFDMNVPSVCAVNQATLALYAARRTSGIVVNVGFQVTSIVPILHGKVMRKVGVEVVGLGALKLTGYLRELMQQNNIHFESMYTVRTLKENLCYVAEDYEAELSKDTRASYEAAGEGWFTLSKERFQTGEILFQPRMGGVRAMGLHEAVALCMDHCHAAELSYDDSWFKTVVLSGGSACLPGLAERLQKELYGLLPSPMSNGIRVIPPPYGTDTAWFGARLVSNLSTFPKHWCITKKQFQQKSKLNLIW comes from the exons ATGGCTACGTTATTCAGGAAAGTTTGGGGATCCGTGTCCACCCGCTCCGGATTGCACTTGGAAATGCCGAATACTGTTCATGAGCCGTCGTTGGGTGATTTCGATCGCATTCCGGTGGATATACTGATGCAAATACTTCAATTAGCTGGCCCCAAGTCCACAGCTAAAATGGGTATGCTTTGTAGGTCTTGGAGATCTCTTGTTTCTGACAATACTCTttggatttttttccttcaaaatcaGTTGGAGCCTTGGGATTCTGTTTTGTTTGGAGAAACTAAGTTGGCTTCTGGATACCCTCTTGA TACATTCTCTAGTCAGATGATGCCATTGTCATTCATGAAAGTATATAGCAAACGCGCAGGAGTACCGGGCTCTGTTATCATTGATG GTGGTTCTGGTTATTGCAAATTTGGTTGGAGCAAATACAATTGTCCATCTGGGCGTTCTGCAACATTTTTG GAATTTGGGAACATCGAATCTCCTATGTATTCTAGACTTCGGCATTTTTTTGCTACTATTTATAGCAG GATGCGGGTTAAAACATCTTTCCATCCAGTGGTAGTGTCATTACCAATCTGCCATTATGATG ATACTGAATCTGCCAAAGCATCGAGACAGCAACTCAAAGAAGCCATCCATTCGGTGTTATTTGACATGAATGTCCCTTCTGTTTGTGCCGTAAATCAG GCAACATTAGCCTTGTATGCTGCAAGAAGAACTTCGGGAATTGTTGTCAATGTTGGTTTCCAGGTGACTTCAATCGTCCCAA TTTTACATGGCAAAGTAATGCGGAAAGTGGGGGTTGAAGTTGTGGGGCTGGGAGCTTTAAAGCTTACAGGGTACCTCCGGGAGCTGATGCAGCAGAATAATATACATTTTGAATCAATGTACACTGTTCGTACATTGAAAGAG AATCTATGTTATGTTGCTGAAGACTACGAAGCTGAATTGTCTAAAGATACTCGAGCATCGTATGAAGCTGCTGGGGAAGGTTGGTTTACTCTTTCCAAAGAACGATTTCAAACCGGAGAGATCTTATTCCAACCGCGTATGGGAGGAGT GCGAGCAATGGGGCTGCACGAGGCTGTTGCACTTTGTATGGACCATTGCCATGCTGCAGAACTGTCTTATGATGATTCTTGGTTCAAGACTGTGGTTTTGTCAGGTGGCAGTGCTTGTCTTCCAGGACTTGCAG AAAGGTTGCAGAAGGAACTTTATGGGCTTCTTCCTTCACCAATGTCCAATGGAATCAGAGTCATTCCTCCACCCTATGGTACAGACACAGCTTGGTTTGGGGCAAGGCTCGTTAGCAAT CTAAGTACCTTCCCTAAACATTGGTGTATCACCAAGAAGCAATTCCAACAGAAGTCAAAACTCAACCTCATTTGGTGA
- the LOC120091292 gene encoding probable calcium-binding protein CML21, translated as MGSVVGKLESPDCVPETKLEAKMVEAMRHRASKGSIIRSFDSIILKFPKIDDSLRKCKTIFQQFDEDLNGIIDRRELKECFDGLEISLTEEEIDDLFDACDISTAMGMKFNEFIVLLCLVYLLKDDPNAKFSKSQFGMPKLEETFESLVDAFAFLDKNKDGYVSKSEMISAINETTSGERSSGRIAMRRFEEMDWDKNGMVNFKEFLFAFTHWVGIDENEDGEEEEEE; from the exons ATGGGGAGTGTGGTGGGAAAGTTGGAATCTCCAGATTGTGTACCAGAAACAAAACTTGAAGCCAAAATGGTTGAGGCAATGAGACACAGGGCATCTAAAGGAAGCATCATTAGGTCATTTGATAGCATAATCTTGAAATTCCCCAAAATTGATGATAGCCTTAGAAAATGCAAAACTATTTTCCAACAGTTTG ATGAAGATTTGAACGGGATAATAGATCGTCGGGAGCTTAAGGAATGTTTTGATGGGCTGGAAATTTCGCTCACGGAGGAGGAAATCGATGATCTCTTTGATGCTTGTGATATTAGTACAGCTATGGGAATGAAGTTCAATGAATTCATTGTACTTCTCTGCCTTGTCTATCTTCTCAAGGATGATCCCAATGCTAAATTTTCT AAATCTCAATTCGGAATGCCAAAATTGGAGGAGACATTTGAATCTTTGGTCGATGCATTTGCGTTCTTGGACAAGAATAAGGATGGATATGTAAGCAAGAGCGAGATGATATCTGCAATAAACGAGACCACATCGGGAGAACGCTCTTCAGGGCGGATAGCGATGAGGAGATTTG AGGAGATGGACTGGGACAAAAATGGAATGGTAAACTTTAAAGAATTTCTTTTCGCTTTCACCCATTGGGTTGGAATCGACGAGAATGAGGACggagaggaagaagaggaggaatga